A stretch of Meiothermus sp. QL-1 DNA encodes these proteins:
- a CDS encoding LptF/LptG family permease: MLQRYLLRETLSLYLLGVLLFVGLITFDLLSSLSGAFLRAKTPPSEIALIVAYRVPHTLGIALPLGLVFALLVALARWIRQSELKAAYAGGVPPLRFIGPVLLVASLVGGVVFLNEGWVKPIAQERFEALQYKIYYGSEPSGVLSERTYTPKGLGVYYAQRIYPSAEGARLEGIRVIEPGGAIWSAERGTWLEGAWRLENAYRVDPSGQVFQEAVHPLPFPVGVEPRALSYEAMPLPQLSAAARADPAAVFPLARRYANAVGTVVLAWLAVVVGLALREAAWAFIAVVALIFGYWTLFTFSAQLARFDLWSAYGAWLPNLVYGVLALLGTWRLAR; encoded by the coding sequence ATGTTGCAGCGTTATTTGTTGCGCGAAACGTTGTCGTTGTATCTGCTGGGGGTGCTGCTATTCGTAGGTCTGATTACCTTCGACCTGCTCTCCTCGCTCTCGGGGGCTTTCTTGCGAGCCAAAACCCCACCTAGCGAAATAGCCCTGATAGTGGCCTACCGGGTGCCCCACACCCTGGGCATCGCCCTGCCCTTGGGCCTGGTCTTCGCCCTGCTGGTGGCGCTGGCCCGCTGGATCCGCCAGTCCGAGCTCAAGGCTGCCTACGCCGGAGGGGTGCCCCCCCTGCGCTTTATCGGACCTGTGCTGCTGGTGGCGAGCCTCGTGGGGGGGGTGGTCTTCTTGAACGAGGGCTGGGTCAAACCCATTGCCCAGGAGCGCTTCGAGGCCTTGCAGTACAAGATTTACTATGGCTCGGAGCCCTCTGGGGTGCTCAGCGAGCGCACCTACACCCCCAAAGGGCTCGGGGTCTACTACGCCCAGCGCATCTACCCCTCGGCCGAAGGAGCCCGGCTCGAAGGCATCCGGGTGATAGAGCCCGGCGGGGCCATCTGGAGCGCAGAACGGGGCACCTGGTTGGAAGGGGCCTGGCGGCTGGAGAACGCTTACCGCGTAGACCCCAGCGGCCAGGTCTTCCAGGAGGCCGTTCACCCCCTGCCCTTTCCCGTGGGGGTGGAACCCAGGGCCCTTTCCTATGAGGCCATGCCCCTGCCCCAGCTCTCCGCTGCGGCCAGGGCCGACCCCGCGGCGGTTTTTCCCCTGGCCCGGCGCTACGCCAACGCGGTGGGCACGGTGGTGCTGGCCTGGCTGGCGGTGGTGGTGGGACTTGCTTTGCGCGAGGCGGCCTGGGCCTTCATAGCCGTAGTAGCCCTTATCTTCGGCTACTGGACGCTCTTCACCTTCTCAGCCCAGCTCGCCCGCTTCGACCTGTGGAGCGCCTACGGGGCCTGGCTGCCCAACCTGGTCTACGGCGTTTTGGCCCTCCTGGGCACTTGGAGGCTGGCCCGATGA
- a CDS encoding alpha/beta hydrolase, whose protein sequence is MNADFSQIQREIFGLYGQKRLEEALMQTRRARRHFPGQAARLTFWEACFLSLLERPQEALGVLQAGLEEGLWWNPERLQQDADLAGLQELPEFKTLLEVCQTRKQQAQLMAQPRLRVFPPPNPSTPAPLLLAFHMRGSNLEETAPHWQPLSQHGVLLALLQSGQVEGPWGYCWDDYAQAKQEAQQAYTLLQTQHPLSQTLVLAGASQGAGLAVRLTLEQALPSRGFVAVVGAGALEPLLPHLEAAVQKGLKGVFITGEDDPARAHITLVANELKAQGLQVRLEVVKGLGHDYPPDFAERLVEALRFVHE, encoded by the coding sequence ATGAACGCTGACTTTAGCCAAATTCAACGAGAAATATTTGGCTTGTACGGGCAAAAACGCCTGGAAGAAGCCCTCATGCAAACCCGCCGGGCCCGCCGTCATTTTCCCGGTCAGGCCGCCCGCCTCACGTTCTGGGAAGCCTGTTTTTTGTCGCTTCTGGAGCGTCCCCAAGAAGCCCTGGGGGTTTTACAGGCGGGGCTGGAAGAGGGGTTGTGGTGGAATCCGGAGCGCCTCCAGCAGGATGCCGACTTGGCCGGCTTGCAAGAACTGCCCGAATTCAAGACCCTGCTCGAGGTCTGCCAGACCCGCAAACAGCAGGCTCAGCTTATGGCCCAGCCCAGGCTCCGGGTCTTTCCGCCGCCCAACCCCAGCACCCCAGCCCCCCTGTTGCTGGCCTTTCACATGCGGGGGAGCAACCTGGAGGAAACCGCTCCCCACTGGCAGCCCCTTAGCCAGCACGGGGTGCTGCTGGCCCTGTTGCAGTCGGGCCAGGTGGAGGGGCCCTGGGGGTATTGCTGGGACGACTACGCACAGGCCAAACAAGAGGCCCAGCAGGCCTATACGCTCCTACAGACCCAACACCCTCTCTCTCAGACCCTGGTGCTGGCCGGGGCCTCGCAGGGGGCCGGGCTGGCGGTACGCCTGACGCTGGAACAGGCCCTGCCCAGCCGGGGGTTCGTGGCGGTGGTGGGCGCTGGGGCCCTGGAGCCTTTGCTACCGCACCTCGAGGCTGCCGTGCAAAAAGGGCTCAAGGGGGTTTTCATCACCGGGGAAGACGATCCCGCCAGAGCCCACATTACCCTGGTGGCCAACGAGTTGAAGGCCCAGGGATTGCAGGTGCGGCTCGAGGTGGTGAAGGGCCTGGGGCACGACTACCCCCCGGATTTTGCCGAGCGGCTCGTGGAAGCCTTGCGGTTTGTGCATGAATAA
- a CDS encoding ABC transporter ATP-binding protein, whose protein sequence is MEVAALEAIQLSKRYGRKPVLEGISFSVRPGEVYALAGPNGSGKTTLIRLLTGLAFPTSGVVRMLGQDVYNGGYAARRVLGAVVEAPAAFYPHLTGRQNLEMVAFLTGMPRPEARIREVLARLELLAVADQPVRTYSLGQRQRLGLASAILHEPKILILDEPTSGLDPQGISKVHEILAELAWTGVAVLLSTHHLREVSAYADKVGILGGGRLLEEVRLGTKGETYRLRVDDPPRAAAFLKTVPGVQNVSLRDVNVIFEGSPNVALAALVRENFQVQFLEPDYFDLYEYYRERVRRA, encoded by the coding sequence ATGGAGGTGGCGGCCCTCGAGGCCATCCAGCTTTCCAAGCGCTACGGGCGAAAGCCTGTTTTAGAGGGCATCAGCTTTTCGGTGCGCCCGGGCGAGGTGTACGCCCTGGCTGGGCCCAACGGCTCGGGCAAGACCACCCTAATCCGGTTGCTCACCGGGCTGGCCTTTCCCACCTCGGGGGTGGTGCGGATGCTGGGGCAGGACGTCTACAACGGAGGGTATGCGGCCCGGCGAGTCCTGGGAGCGGTGGTGGAGGCCCCGGCGGCCTTCTACCCCCACCTCACCGGGCGGCAGAACCTGGAAATGGTGGCCTTCCTCACCGGGATGCCCCGGCCCGAGGCCCGCATCCGCGAGGTATTGGCCAGGCTCGAGCTTCTGGCGGTGGCCGACCAGCCGGTGCGCACCTACTCCTTGGGCCAGCGCCAGCGGCTGGGCCTGGCCTCGGCCATCCTGCACGAACCGAAGATCCTCATCCTGGACGAGCCCACCAGCGGCCTTGACCCCCAGGGCATTAGCAAGGTGCATGAAATTCTCGCCGAGCTAGCCTGGACGGGGGTGGCGGTCCTCCTTTCCACCCACCACCTGCGCGAGGTCTCGGCCTATGCCGACAAGGTGGGCATCCTGGGGGGAGGACGGCTTTTGGAAGAGGTTCGGCTCGGGACCAAGGGCGAGACCTACCGCCTGCGGGTGGATGACCCCCCCAGGGCTGCGGCTTTTCTCAAGACCGTGCCCGGTGTGCAAAATGTGAGCCTGCGGGATGTGAACGTTATCTTCGAGGGTTCGCCCAATGTGGCCCTGGCCGCCTTGGTGCGGGAAAACTTCCAGGTGCAGTTCCTGGAACCTGACTACTTCGACCTGTACGAGTACTACCGAGAAAGGGTGCGGCGTGCTTGA
- a CDS encoding ABC transporter permease: MLRILVWEFGKLARLRSVQIGLLAASVLPFLWAFAPGLRAQYRIELVSGWQIPAFSLFTGMDFLFPFLTAMAAAEVLGAEVSMGTLKSVLLRPSPRSRLLGAKLLVVLAYPFLLLAVSLVGSLLAGLPFGLGGFMGGTGLGPGSFAGTGQLLTPGAALWEVLRAHILAGVVLWPLSALALLYAVIFLSTTSAALAAVSTLLLMRLLVAFPALQPFLLTTYLDLYVRPEAVSLGLPLLVIYTLGFSALALLIFERKDI; encoded by the coding sequence GTGCTGCGGATATTAGTCTGGGAGTTTGGCAAACTTGCCCGTTTACGTTCGGTGCAGATCGGCCTGTTGGCCGCGTCGGTGCTGCCCTTTCTTTGGGCCTTCGCCCCTGGGCTTCGGGCCCAGTACAGGATCGAGCTGGTCTCGGGCTGGCAGATTCCAGCCTTCTCGCTTTTTACCGGGATGGACTTCCTCTTCCCCTTCCTCACCGCCATGGCCGCTGCCGAGGTGCTGGGGGCAGAGGTCTCCATGGGCACCCTCAAATCGGTCCTGCTCCGCCCGAGCCCAAGAAGCCGTCTGCTGGGGGCCAAGCTTTTGGTGGTGCTCGCCTACCCCTTCCTCCTGCTGGCGGTTAGCCTGGTGGGCTCGCTGCTGGCCGGCCTGCCCTTTGGGCTGGGCGGCTTCATGGGGGGGACCGGTTTGGGCCCTGGAAGCTTCGCCGGCACAGGCCAGCTTCTGACCCCAGGGGCAGCGCTTTGGGAGGTGTTGCGGGCCCACATTTTGGCCGGGGTGGTGCTCTGGCCGCTTTCGGCCTTGGCCCTTTTGTACGCGGTGATCTTTCTCAGCACCACCTCAGCGGCGCTGGCGGCGGTTTCCACCCTGCTTTTGATGCGCCTTCTGGTGGCTTTCCCCGCCTTGCAGCCCTTTTTGCTCACCACCTACCTCGACCTTTACGTAAGGCCCGAAGCGGTTTCGTTGGGCCTGCCCTTGCTCGTGATCTACACCCTGGGCTTCTCGGCTCTGGCCCTTCTCATCTTTGAGCGCAAGGACATCTGA
- the moaC gene encoding cyclic pyranopterin monophosphate synthase MoaC — MGKLTHFQDGRPRMVDVSEKPATLRTATAEASVRLTPEAVEALREGGVGKGDPLSVAQLAGILAAKKTGELIPLCHPLPITSADVELRFLPEEARVHITATVRTKAETGVEMEALTACAVAALTVYDMLKAASKGLEITELRLLHKAGGKSGEWRRGADQGEI; from the coding sequence ATGGGCAAGCTAACCCATTTCCAGGATGGCAGGCCCCGCATGGTGGACGTGAGCGAGAAGCCGGCCACCCTGCGCACGGCCACCGCCGAGGCCAGCGTGCGCCTTACCCCGGAGGCGGTCGAGGCTTTGCGCGAGGGCGGGGTAGGGAAGGGCGACCCCCTGAGCGTGGCCCAGCTTGCGGGCATTCTAGCAGCCAAAAAAACTGGGGAGCTGATTCCCCTGTGCCATCCCCTGCCCATCACCAGCGCAGACGTGGAACTTCGCTTCCTGCCAGAAGAAGCCCGGGTGCACATCACCGCCACGGTCAGGACCAAGGCCGAAACCGGGGTGGAGATGGAGGCCCTGACTGCCTGTGCGGTGGCCGCGCTCACCGTCTACGACATGCTCAAAGCGGCCAGCAAGGGCCTGGAAATCACCGAACTGCGCCTTTTGCACAAAGCAGGGGGCAAGTCGGGGGAGTGGCGGCGTGGGGCGGACCAGGGTGAAATTTGA
- a CDS encoding DNA-3-methyladenine glycosylase has product MRALSRRYGPAPFAPHPFPRVPPYQALLRSIVGQQLSARAAGAIWERLRTRYAPVPGVLGGVAPEELRALGLSQAKVRYVQALSRFAAAGGLEGLAALPDEEVLRRLTQLEGIGAWTAQMFLMFGLGRPDVWPVQDLGIRKAAQRFYGVAGRNGLEALGERFRPYRSHAAWYLWRALEGGAG; this is encoded by the coding sequence ATGCGGGCCCTGTCCCGCCGCTACGGCCCGGCGCCCTTCGCCCCCCATCCCTTCCCCCGGGTGCCTCCCTACCAGGCCTTGCTGCGCTCGATTGTGGGCCAGCAGCTCTCGGCGCGGGCGGCTGGGGCTATTTGGGAGCGCCTCAGGACCCGTTATGCCCCGGTGCCGGGGGTGCTGGGTGGGGTGGCCCCCGAGGAGCTGCGGGCCCTGGGCCTTTCGCAGGCCAAGGTCCGCTACGTGCAGGCCCTCTCCCGCTTCGCCGCGGCTGGGGGGCTGGAGGGTCTGGCGGCCCTGCCGGACGAGGAGGTGCTTCGCCGCCTGACCCAGCTCGAGGGGATTGGGGCCTGGACGGCGCAGATGTTCTTGATGTTCGGGCTGGGCCGCCCTGATGTTTGGCCGGTGCAGGACCTGGGTATTCGCAAGGCGGCCCAGCGGTTTTACGGGGTGGCCGGCCGGAACGGCCTCGAGGCCCTGGGCGAGCGCTTTCGCCCTTACCGCTCCCACGCAGCGTGGTATTTGTGGCGGGCTTTGGAAGGGGGTGCGGGGTGA
- a CDS encoding histidinol-phosphatase — protein MYDSHLHTPLCKHAVGAPAEYLEAARRAGLKGLVFTDHSPMPPWFDPEVRMELGELPFYHAALERLRAEAGDFYVGIGLEADFHPGTEYFVQRLRARYPYDYLIGSVHYLGAWPFDNPRYAAEFEERDLRQVYRAYFALVAEAAKSGLFHAIGHLDLPKVLGYRPPEGYADLAEEALRVIAEEGLALDVNTAGWRKKAAELYPSPELLARAFELGIPVVLGSDAHRPEEVGYRFAEAVALLRRVGYREAVVFREGRPQRYSLEEL, from the coding sequence ATGTACGATAGCCACCTGCACACCCCCCTTTGCAAGCACGCGGTGGGCGCGCCGGCCGAGTACCTCGAGGCGGCCCGGCGAGCTGGGCTCAAGGGCCTGGTCTTCACCGACCACAGCCCCATGCCCCCCTGGTTCGACCCTGAGGTGCGCATGGAGCTGGGGGAGCTGCCCTTCTACCACGCCGCGCTCGAGCGGCTGCGGGCGGAGGCGGGCGATTTTTACGTGGGCATCGGCCTGGAAGCCGACTTCCACCCCGGCACCGAGTACTTCGTGCAGCGCCTCCGGGCCCGCTACCCCTACGACTACCTGATCGGCTCGGTGCACTACCTGGGGGCCTGGCCCTTCGACAACCCCCGCTACGCCGCCGAGTTCGAGGAGCGAGATTTGCGCCAGGTCTACCGGGCCTACTTCGCTCTGGTGGCCGAGGCGGCCAAAAGCGGTCTTTTCCACGCCATCGGCCACCTCGACCTGCCCAAGGTGCTGGGCTACCGGCCCCCGGAGGGGTACGCCGACCTGGCCGAGGAGGCTTTGCGGGTGATTGCGGAAGAGGGGCTGGCCCTGGATGTGAACACCGCGGGCTGGCGCAAGAAGGCGGCAGAGCTTTACCCGAGCCCCGAGCTTCTGGCCCGGGCCTTTGAACTGGGTATCCCGGTGGTGCTGGGCTCCGATGCCCACCGGCCAGAGGAGGTGGGCTACCGCTTTGCTGAGGCGGTGGCTTTGCTGCGCAGGGTGGGCTACCGCGAGGCGGTGGTATTTCGGGAAGGAAGGCCGCAGCGCTACTCGCTGGAGGAGCTATGA
- a CDS encoding helix-hairpin-helix domain-containing protein produces the protein MNRKELAGMLAYAADLMEVLGEGEFRARAYRAAARSLEQVEDDLTRLAAQGFRGVKGVGPGLAPMLKAIVESGEFPYLAELEARVPPGVLALFRVQGLGPKRIRTLWENGVDSLEELVQWAEAGQLRTLPGFGAKSEASLLEAARYALQSQRRVLLPVALEAAGLLLADLQQAGLRAELAGSARRGLETVGNLDLVAVASPGAVREALGQHAESLQGNVVQGRLEGLPLRVFCTEAASFGTALVQATGSQAWLEALGPLPPACPTEAAVFEALGRPFVPPYWREKEHIGLDPPASPLEPHQLQGVIHLHTTYSDGSASLRQMAEAALVQGYRYMVVCDHSRSAAYAGGLSVEAVLRQWAEIDRLNAELAPFRILKGIESEILPDGSLDYPEEMLARFEVVVGSLHSALSLEPAEQTERLLRALDNPYLSILGHPTGRLLLRRRGASADWERVLERAVRNRKIVEFNCNPARLDLDWRLLLAWRGHLNFSLGPDAHSVEGLADIRYGLLYANKAGLAPAQVVNTWPPEQLIAAKKGP, from the coding sequence ATGAACCGCAAGGAGCTGGCCGGGATGCTGGCCTACGCCGCCGACCTGATGGAGGTCCTGGGCGAGGGGGAGTTTCGCGCCAGGGCCTACCGGGCGGCGGCCCGCAGTCTGGAGCAGGTGGAGGACGACCTTACCCGCCTGGCCGCCCAGGGATTCCGGGGGGTGAAGGGGGTGGGGCCGGGGCTGGCCCCGATGCTCAAGGCCATCGTGGAGAGCGGGGAGTTTCCCTACCTGGCGGAGCTCGAGGCCCGCGTGCCCCCCGGGGTGCTGGCGCTCTTTCGGGTGCAGGGGTTGGGCCCCAAGCGCATCCGCACACTTTGGGAAAACGGCGTGGATAGCCTGGAGGAGCTGGTGCAATGGGCCGAGGCCGGGCAGCTGCGCACCCTGCCGGGGTTCGGGGCCAAGAGCGAGGCCAGCCTTCTGGAGGCTGCCCGCTACGCCCTGCAAAGCCAGCGGCGGGTGCTCTTGCCGGTGGCGTTGGAGGCGGCCGGGCTCCTCCTTGCCGATCTGCAACAGGCTGGGCTGCGGGCCGAGCTGGCCGGCAGCGCCAGGCGGGGCCTGGAGACGGTGGGCAACCTCGACCTGGTGGCGGTGGCCTCCCCTGGGGCGGTGCGGGAAGCCCTAGGCCAGCATGCCGAGAGCCTGCAGGGTAATGTGGTGCAGGGCCGGCTGGAGGGGCTACCCCTGCGGGTCTTCTGCACTGAGGCGGCTTCTTTTGGCACCGCGCTGGTGCAGGCCACCGGGTCCCAGGCCTGGCTGGAAGCCCTGGGCCCCCTGCCGCCGGCCTGCCCCACCGAGGCGGCGGTCTTTGAAGCCCTGGGGCGGCCCTTTGTGCCCCCTTACTGGCGCGAGAAGGAGCACATCGGCCTCGACCCCCCGGCCTCTCCCCTGGAGCCCCACCAGCTCCAGGGGGTCATCCACCTGCACACCACCTACTCCGATGGCAGCGCCAGCCTGCGCCAGATGGCCGAGGCCGCCCTGGTCCAGGGGTACCGCTACATGGTGGTCTGCGACCACTCCCGAAGTGCGGCCTATGCCGGGGGGCTTTCGGTGGAGGCGGTGCTGCGGCAGTGGGCCGAGATTGACCGGCTCAACGCCGAGCTGGCGCCTTTTCGCATTCTGAAGGGCATCGAGTCGGAGATCCTGCCGGATGGTTCGCTCGACTACCCCGAGGAGATGCTGGCCCGCTTTGAGGTGGTGGTGGGCAGCCTGCACAGCGCTCTTTCCCTGGAACCGGCCGAGCAGACCGAGCGGCTTTTGCGCGCCCTGGATAACCCCTACCTGAGCATCCTGGGCCACCCTACCGGTCGGCTCTTGCTGCGCCGCAGAGGGGCTTCAGCCGACTGGGAACGGGTGCTGGAGAGGGCTGTGAGGAACCGGAAAATCGTGGAGTTCAACTGCAACCCGGCCCGCCTCGACCTGGACTGGCGGCTTTTGCTGGCCTGGCGGGGGCACCTCAACTTCTCCTTGGGCCCCGATGCCCACAGCGTGGAGGGCCTGGCCGATATCCGCTACGGTCTGCTGTACGCCAACAAGGCCGGCCTCGCGCCCGCCCAGGTGGTCAACACCTGGCCTCCCGAGCAGCTTATAGCAGCGAAGAAGGGTCCCTGA
- a CDS encoding CBS domain-containing protein produces MLVKDFMTPNPQVVTPEASVPEAAQLMKKGGFRRLPVVKDGRLVGIVTDRDLKEAMPSDASSLSIWELHYLIAQLKVGEIMTPDPITIGENLPLQAAAKLMLEHKVGGLPVVREGQLVGIVTVSDVLRAYLAREAELLKEAGA; encoded by the coding sequence ATGCTGGTCAAGGACTTCATGACCCCCAACCCCCAGGTGGTCACGCCGGAGGCGAGCGTGCCCGAGGCAGCCCAGCTTATGAAGAAGGGAGGCTTCCGCCGGCTGCCGGTGGTGAAGGATGGGCGGCTGGTGGGCATCGTGACCGACCGCGACCTGAAAGAGGCCATGCCTTCCGACGCCAGCTCGCTTTCCATCTGGGAGCTTCACTACCTGATCGCCCAGCTCAAGGTGGGCGAGATCATGACCCCAGATCCCATCACCATTGGCGAGAATCTGCCCCTGCAGGCCGCAGCCAAGCTGATGCTGGAGCACAAAGTGGGGGGCCTCCCGGTGGTGCGAGAGGGGCAACTGGTGGGCATCGTGACCGTTTCCGACGTGCTCAGGGCCTACCTTGCGCGCGAGGCCGAGCTCCTGAAAGAGGCAGGGGCGTAG
- a CDS encoding tRNA-binding protein, producing MTPYEAFQLLELRVGRIQKALPHEQARRPAYKLWIDLGPFGIKQSSAQITDLYTPEALVGRLVICATNLGTRNIAGFASEVLVLGLPDAEGRVVLLSAEREVPLGARVF from the coding sequence ATGACGCCCTACGAAGCCTTCCAGCTCCTCGAGCTGCGCGTCGGCCGTATTCAAAAAGCCCTCCCCCACGAACAGGCCCGCAGACCGGCTTACAAGCTCTGGATTGACCTGGGCCCCTTTGGCATCAAGCAAAGCAGCGCCCAGATCACCGACCTCTACACCCCGGAGGCGCTGGTGGGCCGGCTGGTAATCTGCGCGACCAACCTAGGCACCCGCAACATCGCAGGGTTCGCCTCCGAAGTGCTGGTGCTGGGCCTGCCCGACGCCGAAGGGCGGGTGGTGTTGCTCTCAGCGGAGCGCGAGGTGCCGCTGGGCGCCCGGGTCTTCTAG
- a CDS encoding DUF420 domain-containing protein, whose amino-acid sequence MGELLGDLAAAFIGLSGVAVIVGVVLIRRGDRVWHPRVMLVATAFAALFLVFYLLKWGLYGTTRYAGPEEWRTAYYALLISHTVLAALNGPMVLWLLYNAFKRRFAVHRAWARWTVPVWLYVAVTGWVIDIVLKRYGEPAGGIGF is encoded by the coding sequence ATGGGAGAATTGCTAGGAGATCTGGCCGCCGCCTTCATCGGCCTTTCGGGGGTGGCGGTGATTGTGGGCGTCGTTCTTATCCGGCGTGGCGACCGGGTCTGGCACCCCCGGGTTATGCTGGTGGCCACCGCTTTTGCCGCGCTCTTTTTGGTCTTCTACCTGCTCAAGTGGGGTCTTTACGGCACCACCCGCTACGCCGGCCCGGAGGAGTGGCGGACAGCCTACTACGCCCTGCTTATCAGCCACACCGTCCTGGCTGCCCTGAACGGCCCCATGGTTTTGTGGCTCCTCTACAACGCCTTCAAGCGGCGTTTCGCGGTGCATAGGGCCTGGGCCCGCTGGACCGTGCCGGTCTGGCTGTATGTGGCGGTCACGGGTTGGGTGATCGATATCGTGCTCAAGCGCTACGGGGAGCCGGCAGGGGGCATCGGCTTCTGA
- a CDS encoding citrate synthase/methylcitrate synthase translates to MAATATIARGLEDVIFTESSLCFIDGEQGRLYYAGYKIQDLAEHSTFEEVTYLLLHGRLPTKAELKAFSAKLAAQRALPPSIIKQIKQFPKNAHPMSMLRTAVSELGMADETEADVSPEALYEKSISLIAKFATIVAATKRHREGQKILAPRKNLSHAANFLYMSNGRVPSKEETKLMDVALILQAEHGFNASTFTAIATYSTQADIYSAIVAAVGALKGPRHGGANEAVMRMIAEIGAPENVSSWLAQLQAKRGRVMGMGHRVYKSYDPRAGVLDKYARMVAEKHGHSKEYAILKELERQAGAIYNPKGIYPNVDFYSGVVYSDLGYPLEFFTPIFAVARISGWCAHILEYTRTDNRLLRPDSQYTGKLDLPYVPLAKR, encoded by the coding sequence ATGGCAGCGACCGCAACGATTGCAAGAGGACTGGAAGACGTCATCTTCACCGAAAGCAGCCTGTGCTTTATCGATGGGGAGCAGGGCCGGCTCTACTACGCCGGGTACAAAATCCAGGACCTGGCCGAGCACTCCACCTTTGAGGAGGTCACCTACCTACTTTTGCACGGGCGACTACCCACCAAGGCCGAGCTCAAGGCCTTCAGCGCCAAGCTGGCCGCCCAGCGGGCCTTGCCGCCATCTATCATCAAGCAGATCAAGCAGTTCCCCAAAAACGCCCACCCCATGTCCATGCTGCGCACCGCGGTGAGCGAGCTGGGCATGGCGGACGAGACCGAGGCCGACGTCTCGCCCGAAGCCCTTTACGAGAAGTCCATCTCCCTCATCGCCAAGTTCGCCACCATCGTAGCGGCCACCAAGCGCCACCGCGAGGGACAGAAAATCCTAGCCCCGCGTAAGAACCTCTCCCACGCGGCCAACTTCCTCTACATGTCCAACGGTCGGGTGCCCAGCAAGGAAGAAACCAAGCTGATGGACGTGGCCCTGATCCTGCAGGCTGAGCACGGCTTCAACGCTTCCACCTTTACCGCGATTGCCACCTATTCCACCCAGGCCGACATCTACAGCGCCATTGTGGCCGCGGTGGGGGCCCTCAAAGGGCCGCGCCACGGCGGGGCCAACGAAGCGGTGATGCGGATGATTGCCGAGATTGGCGCCCCCGAGAACGTCTCGAGCTGGCTGGCCCAGCTCCAGGCCAAGCGGGGCCGGGTGATGGGGATGGGCCACCGGGTGTACAAGTCCTACGACCCCCGGGCCGGGGTACTAGACAAGTACGCCCGCATGGTGGCCGAGAAGCACGGGCACAGCAAGGAGTACGCCATCCTGAAAGAGCTCGAGCGTCAGGCAGGGGCCATCTACAACCCCAAGGGCATCTACCCCAACGTGGACTTCTACTCCGGAGTGGTCTACTCCGACCTGGGCTATCCCCTGGAGTTCTTTACCCCCATCTTCGCGGTGGCCCGCATCTCGGGCTGGTGCGCCCACATTCTGGAATACACCCGAACCGACAACCGCCTGTTGCGCCCCGACTCCCAGTACACCGGCAAGCTCGACCTGCCCTACGTTCCCCTGGCCAAGCGCTAG
- a CDS encoding molybdopterin-synthase adenylyltransferase MoeB — protein sequence MWSKEELDRYARHIVLPGVGGAGQARLRQSAVLVVGAGGLGAPALLYLAAAGVGRLGLVEMDRVDLSNLQRQVLYDTPSIGQPKAEVARSRLQDLNPHIQIETHPVRLTAQNALPILASYDLVLDCSDNFPTRYLVNDACVLLGKPLVYGAIHQFEGQLSVFHYQGGPCYRCLFPKPPAPHSVPSCAEAGVFGVLPGVVGSLMATEALKVLLGLGEVLSGKLLHYDGLKARFHTVRFHRRPDCPVCGEHPSVTTLQDYELLCETSV from the coding sequence ATGTGGAGCAAAGAGGAGCTCGACCGCTACGCCCGGCACATCGTGCTACCCGGCGTGGGGGGGGCAGGCCAGGCCCGGCTCAGGCAGAGCGCGGTCTTGGTGGTGGGGGCCGGAGGGCTCGGCGCGCCGGCGCTGCTCTACCTGGCCGCCGCCGGGGTGGGCCGGCTGGGTTTGGTGGAGATGGACCGGGTAGACCTCTCCAACCTGCAGCGCCAGGTGCTCTACGATACCCCCTCCATCGGCCAGCCCAAAGCCGAGGTGGCCCGCTCGCGCCTGCAAGACCTGAACCCCCACATCCAGATAGAAACCCACCCGGTGCGGCTCACCGCCCAAAACGCTCTTCCCATCCTGGCCTCCTACGACCTGGTCCTGGACTGCAGCGACAACTTCCCCACCCGCTACCTGGTCAACGATGCCTGCGTACTGCTTGGAAAGCCCCTGGTCTACGGGGCCATTCACCAGTTCGAGGGACAGCTCTCGGTCTTCCACTACCAAGGCGGGCCCTGCTACCGCTGCCTTTTCCCCAAGCCGCCCGCGCCTCACAGCGTGCCCTCCTGCGCCGAGGCCGGTGTCTTTGGCGTACTCCCGGGGGTGGTGGGCAGCCTGATGGCCACCGAGGCCCTCAAGGTGCTGCTGGGCCTGGGGGAGGTGCTCTCCGGCAAGCTGCTCCACTACGACGGGCTCAAAGCCCGCTTTCACACCGTGCGTTTTCACCGACGGCCCGACTGCCCGGTGTGCGGCGAGCATCCCAGTGTAACTACACTGCAAGATTACGAGCTTCTCTGCGAGACTTCGGTGTAA